The genomic region ATGACCGTTTTAGCTTTGTAAAGATGGACATATCTGGCGACCGGCTGATTAAAGGCCTTAAGGGCGCTGATATAGTATATCACCTGGCTGCCAACCCGGATGTGAGGCTGGGTGCGGAGGATACGAAGGTTCACTTGAAACAGAACGTGATCACGACGTATAATGTTCTGGAGTCAATGAGGGTTTTTGGCGTGAAGAAGATCGCTTTTACCTCGACTTCTACTGTGTACGGGGAGGCAGCGGTAGTGCCGACCCCGGAGGATTACGGGCCTTTGATGCCGATATCGCTGTATGGCGCTTCAAAGCTCGCGTGCGAGGCGCTCATAAGCTCCTATTGCCATACCTTCGGCATGGAATCCTGGCTTTTCCGTTTTGCTAATATAATTGGCAGCCGTAGCACGCATGGGGTCATATATGATTTCATAAATAAACTGAAAAAAGACCCTTCGAGGCTGACTATCCTGGGCGATGGCAGGCAATCGAAATCATATCTTCACGTTGACGATTGCGTAGACGCCATGCTGTTCGCGGTGGAGAGGCAGGATGGGCCGGTGAATATTTTTAATATTGGTTCAGAGGATCGCCTGGACGTCACGAGTATAGCCCGGATGGTCGCGGCGGAGATGGGGTTGAACGATGTGAAGCTTGAGTATACGGGTGGCGCGAGGGGGTGGGCAGGCGACGTGCCCTACATGTGCCTATCGATAGACAGGATCAAGGCCCTTGGATGGAGGCCGAAGCATAATTCGGAAGAAAGCGTGCGCCTCTGTATAAGATCGCTTCTGGGACAAAAAGGTTAGATGTGCTTATATGTACCACGATAAGAGGATGAAGGACATCGAGAAGAAAATCGATGAATACCGTATGAAGGTCAAGGATTCTGGCGACCTTAAGGCGGAGAGTGGGGTATTCGACGCTCCCACGCTGAAGACGCTTTACACGCTTGCGAGCAAGGGCATAATAAAGGCGATGGGCGGCGTAGTTTCTACCGGAAAAGAAGCTGACGTTTTCCATGCGTTAGGGGAGGATGAAAGGGAGCTGGCCATTAAGATATACCGGATTACGACTAGCGATTTCCAGAAGATGCAGGACTATTTGATAGGAGACCCGCGCTTTGAGGGCATCAGGGGCACGAAAAAAGACATCGTGTTCGCGTGGACGAAGAAAGAACATAGAAACCTTGAGAGGGCGATGGAGGTAGGGGTACGCGTGCCGCGGCCGGTCACCTCGGAGAGGAATATTCTCGTGATGGAGTTCATCGGCAAGGACGAGGTGCCGGCTCCCAGGCTCAAGGATGTCCGGCCCGAAGACCCGAAGGGCATATATAGTAAGGTGGCAGAATACATGCGCCTGCTATACCAGAAAGCGAGGCTGGTTCACGGCGACCTCAGCGAGTACAACATACTTCTATATGAGGGCGAGCCGATAATAATAGACATGGGGCAGGCAGTCATGCTGGATCACCCCATGTCGAGCGAATTCCTGGCAAGAGATATAAGAAACATCGTGAAGTACTTTAAGAAGATGGGCGTAGACTGTAGTGAAGAGAGGCTTAACGCCTATATCATGAAAAAGGACTGATAGTAATGCAAGAGCACATCAAGGTCCCGCAGGACAGGATTGGCGCAATCATAGGCGTCGAGGGAAACGTTAAAAAGGCCATAGAGGAGAAAACAGGGGCTACGTTAGACGTTGATAGCGAGAGCGGGATTGTCGTCGTACAGTCCGAGGCGGATGCCTTGAAGGCGCTCAGGGCGGCCGAGGTAATTAAGGCCATAGCAAGGGGCTTTAGCCCTGAGAAGGCCCTGCGGCTGCTGGATAATGAGGACCTCATCCTCGATATTATGGACCTGTCGGTGCTAAGCGACTCGCCTGCCGACCTTAAGAGGATAAAGGGGCGCATAATAGGCAAGGGTGGCAAGACTCGTGAGGTGATAGAGCAGATGACCGGTGCCAGGCTGTCCGTCTATGGGAAGACCATAAGCATAATCGGCGATGCTGAGCAGCTTGCCACCGTTCGTGCCGCCCTTGACATGCTCATCGATGGGGCGCCCCATGGTGCCGTCTATAGCTATCTAGAAAAGCGGCGCCGTGAGCTGAAGAGGTCTCAGCTGGAGTCTATTTATTGAAGATTAAAGGGATATGAAGACCGCTACGGCCATTTTTCCTTTTCTAATTAGTTTCAGACAGCTCTCGAAAATACTATATCTATATGGTTGTATATTCTCACTTCCCTGAGTGTGTGATCGTAGTGGCGGCGAGCATAGTCTCATCCAAGCAAAAGTGGAAGGAGTTCTTCACGCGGTATTACAAGCCAGCCATCCAGCAGCTTGCCGTATCCGACGCGAGGACAAAGTCGCTCACGGTGGAGTTCCAGGATATCGTTAAATTCGACGTGCGCCTGTCGGAAGAGCTTCTCAGCAACCCGGGCAAGGTGCTGAAGGACGCTGAGGACGCGCTGCCGCTGGTAGACCTGCCAGTTAAGCGGAAGGTCTCCGCTTTCGTCCGCATTGTGAAAATTCCAAGAAAGATGCAGGTGCGTGACCTCAGGAGCGACCACATTAACACGTTCGTGTCCATAGAGGGCACCGTCAGAAAGATCACAGATGTCCGGCCTCGCATCATCAACGCGGCGTTCGAGTGCGCCCGCTGCGGCAACATCCTTTACCTTCCACAGGAAGGCACGGGCAAATTCCTGGAGCCGTCGTATTGCCCCTGCAACGAGGAGAAAAAAGGCGTTTTTCGCTTATTATTCAAAGAGTCAACTTTCGAGGACTACCAGCGCATAAAGATACAGGAGTCGCCCGAGGACCTGAAGGGCGGCGAACAGCCCCAGACACTGGACATCAACGTTAGCAACGACCTCGCTGGCATCGCCACGCCTGGCGAGCGAATAGTGGTCAACGGGATATTACGATCCATACAAAAAATCAACCGGGATGGCAAGACTGTCTATTTTGACATATACATGGATTGCAATTCTATAGAGTTTGAGGAGCAAGAGTTCGATGAGCTGGAGATCACTCCTGAGGATGAGGAGGCCATACTAAAGCTATCCAGAGACCCTAATATTTTCAAGAAGATCACGAACTCGATAGCCCCCTCTATATATGGCTATGACGAGGTTAAGGAGGCTATCGCATTACAGCTTTTCTCGGGCATAGTTAAAAACCTGCCCGATGGTACAAGGATACGCGGGGATATCCACGTCCTGCTGGTCGGCGACCCGGGCATCGCTAAGTCGCAGATATTGCGCTATGTCGTAAACCTGGCCCCGAGGGGGGTCTACGCCTCGGGCAAGAGCGCCTCGAGCGCGGGGCTTACTGCTGCTGCCGTTAAGGATGACTTCGATGGTAGCTGGACCCTGGAGGCTGGCGCTCTGGTGCTTGCGGACAAGGGCATAGCAGCCATCGATGAGATAGATAAAATGAAGCCGGAGGATAGGAGCGCTCTGCACGAGGCAATGGAGCAGCAGAGCATAAGCGTGGCCAAGGCGGGCATTTTAGCGACCCTAAAATGCCGTTGCGCCCTTTTAGGAGCCGCAAATCCAAAACTGGGCCGTTTCGACCCCTTTGATAACATAGCCGACCAGATAAACATGCCGCCATCGCTGATGTCACGATTCGACCTGATTTTTATACTTCAGGACAAGCCCGACGAGAAGAGGGACGCGAGCATCGCGGGCCACATCCTAAAATCACATTACGCAGGGGAGCTAAACGCGCATAAGCTCGTCGATAACTCCTCGATCACCGATGAGGCGCTGGCCGAGGCGATGAAGCCGATAAAGCCCGACATAGATAGCAACCTGCTGAGAAAATACATCGCATACGCTAAGCGCAAGATATTCCCCATCATGACTGACGAGGCCAGGGAGCGCATCACGAAGTTCTACCTCGAATTGCGCAAGCCGGGCGAGGCTGAGAACAGCCCCATAGCTGTCACGGCAAGGCAGCTGGAAGGGCTTGTCAGGCTCTCCGAGGCGAGTGCCCGGATGCGCTTGAGCGACAGGGTTACGCCCGAAGACGTCGAGCGCACCATCAATATCATCATGACCAGCCTTAAGCAGGTTGGAATGGACCGCGAAACGGGCAAGCTGGACATCGACATATTGACGGTGGGCGTGGGCAAGTCCCAGCGCGAGCGCATAAAGGACCTTAAGAACATCATAGTGGACCTCGCTCACGAATATGGCACAGGCGGCGTGCCGCTCGACAAGATCATAGAAAAGGCGGGTGAACACGGCATGGCCAAAGACAAAGTTGAAAAGGAAATAAAGAAATTAAAGGAGATAGGAGAGATATTCGAGCCAAGAGTGGGCTATTACAGCCATACATGATCGCAGGATGATGTGCGTGTACCTTAAAGTCTATAACGTGGGTGAAGAGGTTCTCGTGGCTGTGTGCGACGAAGGCCTCCTGGGCAAGGAGTTTTCCGAGGGCGAAGTACACCTTAAGGTCTCAATGGCCTTTTATGGCGATGAGAGCGCCGACTATGATGAGGTGGTTTCTGCGCTGCAAGATGCTACCATAGCCAACCTTGTGGGCGAACAGAGCGTGGCGTGTGCCGTCGAGAATGGCTTCGCTGACGCTTCAGATGTCATATACATTGAAGGCGTTCCGCACGTGCAAATGGTATGCATGTAAGCATGGGCATCCGCCACGAATGCTAAACATTTTTATATAATGAAGATTAATTATTTATGTAATAAGCCAGGATATAAATATTAATGAATGATATAGCGTTCTATTAGCTTGAAAAGCTGGTGCACTGAATATGGAGATAGACCTTCTCAACAAGAAAATTTTGCAGCTTCTACAAAAGGACGGCAGGATCACTTATAAAGACATAACCAAAGAGATGGACCGCGCCGAGTCAACGGTGCGGGAGCGCATCGGCTTCATGGAAGAGCAAAAGATCATAGAAGGCTACACTGCCATCATTAATAAGCCCAGAGTTGGCCTGAACAGGAGCGCTATAATCTATGCGAGGGTGCCCACCTCCAGCTTCGATGAGGTCACGAATAACCTAAAAGCCGTCAACGGCGTGCTGCAAATTTACAGGACGAGCGGCGACAAGAACCTGGCATTTTTCATGGCCGCTACGGATGACGAGGAGATGAACCGCACCATCAAGAACAAGATAGCGCCGCTTGGCGTGACCGACATTGAGGTGTCCATCATCCTTGAGGCGGTGAGGGAAATAGCCGAGGTGAACATCCTCAGCGTCGAAGAGAAAGCCGAGATGGAGGAGAAGAAGAAGCAAAAGGAGATGGCCCGCGCCCATAAGCCCGTGAAGGGTGAGAAAAAGCTTGGAGCCGCCCTCGAGAGCTCCTACGAGAACTTTAAGGTTCAGGTTTAATGAAAAGTCTCTAAGAAGCCCATGTAAGGCTCTAAATTTTTTTTAACTTGGAGCCTTACATAGACTGGTCGTCGTGGAGGCGGAGGTTGATGCGCTCTTCAAATTGCTTTACGGCCCTTAGCATGTCCTCCTGGGTGAGCTTCGTGCGGTCCTCGGTAAGGGCGTTAAGCACCGCCTCACGCACGATAAGCCTCAGGTCGGAGCCAGCGTAGTTCTCGGTCCTGTCGGCCAGGGCGTCGATGTCGAACTTGCCGTCTATCGGCTTCAGCACGAGCTCGAATATCTTCTTGCGCATCTCCCTGTCAGGGAGCGGGAACATGACTATCTCGTCGAAGCGCCTCCACACGGCGTTGTCGAGCAGCTTCGGGTGGTTCGTGGCGCCAATTAGAAGGACTCCATCGTTCACAAGGCTTATCTCGTCAATGCATTTCAGCAGCGTGTTTACCGCCCTCTTTATGGCCGCGTGCTCGTCCGAAGTCCTCGTCTTGGCCACGAAATCGAACTCGTCGATAAATAAGATACACGGGCTAAGCTTTTTCGCCAGCTCGAACA from Methanocella conradii HZ254 harbors:
- a CDS encoding serine protein kinase RIO — its product is MYHDKRMKDIEKKIDEYRMKVKDSGDLKAESGVFDAPTLKTLYTLASKGIIKAMGGVVSTGKEADVFHALGEDERELAIKIYRITTSDFQKMQDYLIGDPRFEGIRGTKKDIVFAWTKKEHRNLERAMEVGVRVPRPVTSERNILVMEFIGKDEVPAPRLKDVRPEDPKGIYSKVAEYMRLLYQKARLVHGDLSEYNILLYEGEPIIIDMGQAVMLDHPMSSEFLARDIRNIVKYFKKMGVDCSEERLNAYIMKKD
- a CDS encoding DUF424 domain-containing protein — encoded protein: MMCVYLKVYNVGEEVLVAVCDEGLLGKEFSEGEVHLKVSMAFYGDESADYDEVVSALQDATIANLVGEQSVACAVENGFADASDVIYIEGVPHVQMVCM
- a CDS encoding NAD-dependent epimerase/dehydratase family protein → MKCVVTGGAGFIGSHLVDRLLAQGNEVTVIDDLSGGRLEFIEQHFPDDRFSFVKMDISGDRLIKGLKGADIVYHLAANPDVRLGAEDTKVHLKQNVITTYNVLESMRVFGVKKIAFTSTSTVYGEAAVVPTPEDYGPLMPISLYGASKLACEALISSYCHTFGMESWLFRFANIIGSRSTHGVIYDFINKLKKDPSRLTILGDGRQSKSYLHVDDCVDAMLFAVERQDGPVNIFNIGSEDRLDVTSIARMVAAEMGLNDVKLEYTGGARGWAGDVPYMCLSIDRIKALGWRPKHNSEESVRLCIRSLLGQKG
- a CDS encoding minichromosome maintenance protein MCM, whose translation is MVVYSHFPECVIVVAASIVSSKQKWKEFFTRYYKPAIQQLAVSDARTKSLTVEFQDIVKFDVRLSEELLSNPGKVLKDAEDALPLVDLPVKRKVSAFVRIVKIPRKMQVRDLRSDHINTFVSIEGTVRKITDVRPRIINAAFECARCGNILYLPQEGTGKFLEPSYCPCNEEKKGVFRLLFKESTFEDYQRIKIQESPEDLKGGEQPQTLDINVSNDLAGIATPGERIVVNGILRSIQKINRDGKTVYFDIYMDCNSIEFEEQEFDELEITPEDEEAILKLSRDPNIFKKITNSIAPSIYGYDEVKEAIALQLFSGIVKNLPDGTRIRGDIHVLLVGDPGIAKSQILRYVVNLAPRGVYASGKSASSAGLTAAAVKDDFDGSWTLEAGALVLADKGIAAIDEIDKMKPEDRSALHEAMEQQSISVAKAGILATLKCRCALLGAANPKLGRFDPFDNIADQINMPPSLMSRFDLIFILQDKPDEKRDASIAGHILKSHYAGELNAHKLVDNSSITDEALAEAMKPIKPDIDSNLLRKYIAYAKRKIFPIMTDEARERITKFYLELRKPGEAENSPIAVTARQLEGLVRLSEASARMRLSDRVTPEDVERTINIIMTSLKQVGMDRETGKLDIDILTVGVGKSQRERIKDLKNIIVDLAHEYGTGGVPLDKIIEKAGEHGMAKDKVEKEIKKLKEIGEIFEPRVGYYSHT
- a CDS encoding Lrp/AsnC family transcriptional regulator, giving the protein MEIDLLNKKILQLLQKDGRITYKDITKEMDRAESTVRERIGFMEEQKIIEGYTAIINKPRVGLNRSAIIYARVPTSSFDEVTNNLKAVNGVLQIYRTSGDKNLAFFMAATDDEEMNRTIKNKIAPLGVTDIEVSIILEAVREIAEVNILSVEEKAEMEEKKKQKEMARAHKPVKGEKKLGAALESSYENFKVQV
- a CDS encoding KH domain-containing protein, which encodes MQEHIKVPQDRIGAIIGVEGNVKKAIEEKTGATLDVDSESGIVVVQSEADALKALRAAEVIKAIARGFSPEKALRLLDNEDLILDIMDLSVLSDSPADLKRIKGRIIGKGGKTREVIEQMTGARLSVYGKTISIIGDAEQLATVRAALDMLIDGAPHGAVYSYLEKRRRELKRSQLESIY